One region of Flavobacterium pisciphilum genomic DNA includes:
- a CDS encoding N-acetylmuramoyl-L-alanine amidase yields MKKYFYCLTIAIAITSCSTNPYKSSEKVYDQQLKSLEDKITSKEAQPIPPTSTTISIDTSYANQLHIYKDSLSQTGSTSLQNGINTQWIGTVNFNLRKPNFIIIHHTAQDSLQQTVNTFTKTKTQVSAHYIISRDGKVVQMLNDYLRAWHAGNSTWGKNTDLNSSSLGIELDNNGVEPFSETQMNSLIALLTRLKKEYNVPTQNILGHADIAPGRKQDPSKLFPWKTLAGLGFGIWQDEILEEAPFDFRIEPALRVIGYNTKNLTAAITAFKLHYIQTEVDAVLDRKTINTIYSIYKKQ; encoded by the coding sequence ATGAAAAAGTATTTTTACTGTTTGACTATAGCAATTGCGATTACTTCTTGCTCAACTAATCCATATAAATCGAGCGAAAAAGTATACGACCAGCAGCTTAAGTCCCTTGAAGATAAGATTACAAGCAAGGAGGCACAACCTATACCACCCACTAGTACAACTATAAGTATAGACACTTCATACGCAAATCAGTTACATATTTACAAGGACTCACTTTCGCAAACTGGATCGACCTCGCTACAAAATGGAATTAATACACAATGGATAGGTACTGTAAATTTTAATTTACGTAAACCTAACTTTATAATTATTCACCATACAGCACAGGATTCTTTACAACAAACTGTAAATACGTTTACTAAAACAAAAACACAAGTAAGCGCTCATTATATTATCTCTCGAGATGGTAAAGTAGTTCAAATGCTAAATGATTATTTACGCGCTTGGCATGCTGGTAATTCTACTTGGGGAAAAAATACTGATCTTAATTCATCTTCATTAGGTATTGAACTTGACAACAACGGAGTAGAACCATTCTCTGAGACACAAATGAACAGTTTAATTGCTCTTTTGACGAGATTAAAAAAAGAATACAATGTTCCAACCCAAAATATTTTAGGTCATGCTGATATTGCACCTGGAAGAAAACAAGATCCAAGCAAGTTGTTCCCATGGAAAACCCTTGCTGGACTAGGATTTGGGATTTGGCAAGATGAGATATTAGAAGAAGCTCCGTTTGATTTTAGAATTGAGCCTGCATTGCGAGTTATTGGATACAATACTAAAAATCTAACAGCAGCAATTACAGCCTTTAAATTACATTATATCCAAACAGAAGTTGATGCTGTGTTAGATAGAAAAACAATAAATACTATTTATTCTATTTACAAAAAACAATAA
- a CDS encoding response regulator, which translates to MFDQILCIDDDPIALMLCKKVITKAEFSKEITTAQNGEEALLYFNTLKYNTKPTDLNDKKPRLIFLDLNMPVMGGWEFLDHFSTSNYSDFNNTNVIILSSTIDPEDLEKAKNYPMILDFLSKPITLQMLEYIKNKMSV; encoded by the coding sequence ATGTTTGACCAGATTTTATGCATAGACGACGACCCCATAGCACTAATGTTATGTAAAAAAGTAATCACAAAAGCTGAGTTTTCCAAAGAAATAACAACAGCTCAAAACGGAGAAGAAGCTTTATTATACTTCAATACTCTTAAATACAACACCAAACCCACTGATCTTAACGATAAGAAACCACGACTTATTTTCCTAGATCTAAACATGCCTGTAATGGGAGGCTGGGAATTTTTAGACCACTTTTCCACATCAAACTACTCAGACTTCAACAACACCAACGTAATCATACTATCTTCCACAATTGACCCTGAAGACCTAGAAAAGGCAAAAAACTATCCAATGATACTTGATTTCCTTTCAAAACCCATCACACTACAAATGCTAGAATACATAAAAAACAAGATGAGCGTTTAA
- a CDS encoding OmpP1/FadL family transporter, protein MKKYIFLILTGLTINAAHSQDISDAMRYSQDNLNGTARFRAMGGAFGALGGDLSSLNVNPAGSAVFANNQFGVTLSNYNTKNNSNYFGTKTKEKENSFILNQAGGVMVFKDSYSSSNWKKLSVGVNYENTNNYNNDIFSSGVNPTNSIDKYFLSYANTSNGGAPVPQEYVNTQSGESISRLYRYLGSNFPNSQYPGLSGYAAQQAMIGYQGFIINPTDINNPNSPYYSLVPAGGNYYQENEVHTNGYNGKLSFNAATSYKDKLFIGINLNSHFADYTRNTSFYEDNTNNNSAVDQINRLRFDNQLYTYGNGFSFQVGAIAKVTDQVRLGLAYESNTWYKLYDETTQKLVSVTSNNTGELPPTIVDPQIINVYESYKLQTPGKWTASFAYIFGKTGLLSVDYAIKDYGNTKFKPTNEFRGANTTMSDQLTNSSEVRVGAEYKIKLLSLRAGYRYEQSPYKNSSTMGDLNGYSGGLGYNFGATKVDLAYSYAKRNSQQAFFNQGFTDGANINTKFSNVSLTMLFEL, encoded by the coding sequence ATGAAAAAGTACATATTCCTAATCCTTACTGGACTAACTATTAATGCAGCACATTCTCAGGATATTTCTGACGCAATGCGCTATTCTCAAGACAACTTAAACGGAACAGCTCGTTTCCGCGCTATGGGAGGTGCATTTGGAGCACTTGGTGGTGATTTATCTTCATTAAACGTTAACCCAGCTGGTTCTGCAGTATTTGCAAATAACCAATTTGGAGTAACATTAAGCAATTACAACACTAAGAATAATTCCAATTATTTCGGAACAAAAACTAAGGAAAAAGAAAATTCTTTTATACTGAATCAAGCCGGTGGAGTTATGGTTTTCAAGGATTCATACTCAAGCAGTAACTGGAAAAAATTGTCTGTAGGAGTTAATTACGAAAACACTAACAACTACAATAACGATATATTCTCTTCCGGAGTAAACCCAACGAATTCTATAGATAAATATTTTTTAAGCTATGCTAATACTAGCAACGGTGGTGCGCCAGTACCACAAGAATATGTCAATACACAAAGTGGAGAATCCATAAGTCGTTTGTATCGCTATCTAGGTAGCAATTTCCCAAATTCTCAATATCCTGGGTTAAGTGGCTACGCTGCTCAACAAGCAATGATAGGATATCAAGGATTCATAATTAATCCAACTGATATAAATAACCCAAACAGTCCTTACTATTCACTTGTTCCAGCTGGAGGAAATTATTATCAAGAAAATGAAGTTCATACTAACGGGTACAATGGAAAACTATCTTTTAATGCTGCAACCTCATATAAAGACAAATTATTCATAGGAATAAACTTAAACTCTCATTTTGCAGATTACACGAGAAACACTAGTTTTTACGAAGACAACACTAACAATAACAGCGCAGTAGACCAAATAAATAGATTACGATTTGACAATCAGTTATACACTTACGGAAATGGATTTTCTTTTCAAGTAGGTGCCATTGCAAAAGTAACAGATCAAGTACGACTAGGTCTTGCCTATGAATCAAACACTTGGTATAAACTCTACGATGAAACCACACAGAAATTAGTATCTGTAACCAGCAATAACACTGGAGAACTACCTCCTACTATCGTTGACCCGCAAATTATTAATGTGTATGAATCATATAAACTGCAAACTCCTGGGAAATGGACTGCCAGTTTCGCATATATTTTTGGAAAAACTGGATTATTAAGTGTAGATTATGCCATTAAAGATTATGGTAATACCAAGTTCAAACCTACAAACGAATTTAGAGGTGCAAATACCACAATGAGCGACCAATTAACTAACAGCAGTGAAGTACGAGTTGGTGCCGAATACAAAATCAAACTACTAAGCCTAAGAGCTGGTTATAGATACGAACAAAGCCCATACAAGAACAGCTCTACTATGGGCGATTTAAATGGGTATTCTGGTGGTTTAGGATATAATTTTGGAGCAACTAAAGTAGACTTAGCTTACTCTTATGCAAAAAGAAACTCTCAACAAGCTTTCTTTAATCAAGGATTCACAGATGGCGCTAATATCAATACAAAGTTTAGCAATGTTTCATTAACTATGTTATTTGAATTATAA
- the proS gene encoding proline--tRNA ligase, with translation MSKNLTTRSEDYSKWYNELVVKADLAENSGVRGCMVIKPYGYAIWEKMQAELDRKFKETGHQNAYFPLFVPKSMFEAEEKNAEGFAKECAIVTHYRLKNDPDKPGKLMVDPNAKLEEELIVRPTSEAIIWSTYKGWVQSYRDLPLLINQWANVVRWEMRTRLFLRTAEFLWQEGHTAHATKDEAIEESEKMMNVYAEFVEGFMAIPVVKGLKTESERFAGAEETYCIEALMQDGKALQAGTSHFLGQNFAKAFDVKFANAEGKQEYVWGTSWGVSTRLMGALVMTHSDDKGLVLPPNLAPIQVVIVPIHKTDEQLAEISIVVNELVSQLRKLNIAVKYDDRTTQKPGFKFNEYELKGVPIRIAVGPKDLENGTFEIARRDTLTKEIVSKDGIVTYVNDLLTQIQADLYNKALDYRNSHITEVNSFEEFKEVLENKGGFVSAHWDGTMATEEKIKDLTKATIRCVPLDGVEEAGSCVFTGNSSSRRVLFAKAY, from the coding sequence ATGAGTAAGAACCTTACTACAAGATCAGAAGATTATTCAAAATGGTATAACGAGCTGGTTGTAAAAGCGGATTTAGCCGAGAATTCAGGAGTTAGAGGATGTATGGTTATTAAGCCGTACGGATATGCTATTTGGGAAAAAATGCAGGCTGAGTTAGATCGAAAATTTAAAGAAACAGGGCATCAGAATGCCTATTTTCCATTATTTGTTCCTAAGAGCATGTTTGAGGCAGAAGAGAAAAATGCCGAAGGATTTGCAAAAGAGTGTGCTATTGTAACACATTATAGATTAAAGAATGATCCGGATAAACCTGGAAAATTAATGGTTGATCCTAATGCTAAGTTAGAGGAAGAGTTAATCGTTCGTCCAACAAGTGAAGCTATTATATGGTCTACATATAAAGGATGGGTACAATCTTATCGTGATTTACCTTTATTAATCAATCAATGGGCAAATGTAGTTCGTTGGGAGATGAGAACTCGACTGTTTTTAAGAACGGCTGAATTTTTATGGCAAGAAGGGCATACGGCTCATGCTACAAAAGATGAAGCTATTGAAGAGTCAGAGAAAATGATGAATGTATATGCGGAGTTTGTTGAAGGCTTTATGGCGATTCCAGTTGTAAAAGGACTTAAGACAGAATCAGAACGATTTGCAGGTGCTGAAGAGACTTATTGTATTGAAGCATTAATGCAGGATGGAAAAGCGTTACAAGCTGGGACATCACATTTCTTAGGTCAGAATTTTGCAAAGGCATTTGATGTGAAGTTTGCTAATGCTGAAGGAAAGCAAGAATATGTTTGGGGGACTTCTTGGGGAGTATCTACTCGATTAATGGGTGCTTTGGTAATGACACATTCAGATGATAAAGGATTGGTCTTGCCTCCAAATTTAGCTCCAATACAAGTGGTGATAGTTCCTATTCATAAAACAGATGAGCAATTGGCAGAAATTTCGATTGTGGTTAATGAATTGGTTTCTCAATTGAGAAAGTTGAATATTGCTGTGAAATATGACGATAGAACGACACAAAAGCCAGGGTTTAAGTTTAATGAATATGAATTAAAAGGAGTGCCGATTAGAATTGCGGTAGGTCCTAAGGATTTAGAAAACGGAACTTTTGAAATTGCAAGAAGAGATACGTTGACAAAAGAAATAGTTTCGAAAGATGGAATTGTTACTTATGTAAATGATTTATTGACTCAAATTCAAGCTGATTTGTATAATAAAGCATTGGATTATCGTAATTCGCATATTACCGAAGTAAATAGTTTTGAAGAATTTAAAGAGGTTTTAGAGAATAAAGGTGGTTTTGTATCAGCACATTGGGACGGAACTATGGCTACAGAAGAGAAGATCAAAGACTTGACAAAGGCAACGATTAGATGCGTTCCTTTGGATGGAGTAGAAGAGGCGGGAAGCTGTGTGTTTACTGGTAATTCTTCTTCTAGAAGAGTGCTGTTTGCTAAGGCATATTAA
- the yajC gene encoding preprotein translocase subunit YajC: MEQLTQFAPFLLMFVVIYFFMIRPQQKRAKNEKEFESSLKVGDKIITKSGLHGKVSELAETTVVIETMSGKLKMERSAISMEMSAALAKK; this comes from the coding sequence ATGGAACAATTAACTCAATTTGCACCGTTTCTATTAATGTTTGTGGTGATCTATTTCTTTATGATTAGACCACAGCAAAAACGTGCAAAAAATGAAAAAGAATTTGAAAGTAGCCTAAAAGTAGGTGATAAAATTATAACAAAAAGTGGTCTTCATGGAAAAGTTTCAGAGCTAGCAGAAACAACTGTAGTTATCGAAACAATGTCTGGAAAATTGAAGATGGAGCGTTCTGCAATTTCAATGGAAATGAGTGCTGCTTTAGCTAAGAAATAG
- the nusB gene encoding transcription antitermination factor NusB, giving the protein MQSIYAMHQNGSDNLEKEEKFLFYSIDNIQDLYLVMVSSLIEICKKETIYLHLSSKKHLATPQERNPNEKFIKNAIFQILAENNSLSIALENRKINNWTLNDDYILLLLNDIKASKQYAKYMSNAVNTFEEDKQFIVDLFTEVIVPNEKLYEYLEDDKLTWVDDIPVVNTHIIKQLKAITDGEDDNFRVPKLYKDNEDRDFVKDLFRKTVLNESEFAKEYVDKTPNWDSDRIAEIDTIILKMAICEFLKFPSIPVKVTLNEYLEIAKEYSTPKSSIFINGILDNLVKELEASKKMIKAGRGLM; this is encoded by the coding sequence ATGCAGTCCATTTATGCGATGCATCAAAACGGTTCTGATAATCTTGAAAAAGAAGAAAAATTTCTTTTTTATAGTATTGATAATATTCAGGATTTATATCTTGTGATGGTTTCTTCGTTAATCGAAATTTGTAAAAAAGAGACAATCTATTTACACTTATCAAGCAAAAAACATCTTGCAACTCCTCAAGAGCGTAATCCAAACGAAAAATTTATTAAGAATGCTATTTTTCAAATTCTCGCTGAGAATAATTCACTTAGTATAGCATTAGAAAACCGTAAAATCAATAATTGGACATTAAATGACGATTATATTTTACTATTACTTAATGATATTAAAGCAAGTAAGCAGTATGCGAAATACATGAGTAATGCTGTTAATACATTTGAAGAAGACAAACAGTTTATTGTTGATTTATTCACGGAAGTAATCGTTCCTAATGAAAAATTATACGAGTATCTTGAAGATGATAAGCTTACTTGGGTAGATGATATTCCTGTGGTAAACACGCATATTATCAAGCAGTTAAAAGCGATTACAGATGGTGAAGATGATAATTTTAGAGTTCCGAAATTGTATAAAGACAACGAGGATAGAGATTTTGTAAAAGACTTGTTTAGAAAAACAGTATTAAACGAATCTGAATTTGCTAAAGAATATGTAGATAAAACGCCAAATTGGGATAGTGATCGTATTGCAGAAATAGATACAATTATTTTAAAAATGGCAATTTGTGAGTTTTTAAAATTCCCTTCAATTCCTGTAAAAGTAACTCTTAACGAATATTTAGAAATTGCAAAAGAGTATTCTACTCCAAAAAGTAGTATTTTTATCAACGGGATTTTAGATAATCTTGTGAAAGAACTAGAGGCTAGCAAAAAAATGATTAAAGCTGGTCGTGGTTTAATGTAA
- the rpsT gene encoding 30S ribosomal protein S20: protein MANHKSALKRIRSNEKRRVLNRYQHKTTRNAIKALRIATDKQDATSKLSTVISMIDKLAKKNIIHDNKASNLKSKLTKLVAKL, encoded by the coding sequence ATGGCAAATCATAAGTCAGCATTAAAAAGAATAAGAAGTAACGAAAAAAGAAGAGTTCTTAACAGATACCAACATAAGACTACTCGTAATGCTATAAAAGCGTTAAGAATAGCTACTGATAAGCAAGATGCTACTTCAAAATTATCAACTGTAATTTCTATGATTGATAAATTAGCTAAGAAAAATATCATTCATGATAACAAAGCTTCTAATTTAAAATCTAAATTAACTAAGCTAGTAGCTAAATTGTAA
- a CDS encoding PAS domain-containing sensor histidine kinase produces MKNKTNQITLIYFVISLFLAIICHKYLLNNISNTQYYYFSFIKDLVFIILTGLLYRYILSKNDARNITVFEKLKKSNDEIKESNEKYNIVAKATSDTIWDWKIQEDSITWNKGIENIFGYKQEEVGDSSRWWFDKIHPEDSIRMSVKLYSFIEQKTEKWQDQYRFRCADATYKYVLHRSFLLKDENGRAIRMIGAIQDITKQKEEEQRLKLLETVITQSRDSILITEADSHDGKIPQIVYVNPSFSKMSGYQSEEIVGKSPNIFKGPKSDSSELRKLIKAIKNKEECLIETISYTKSKDEYWVRYSMIPIFNSENEVSHWISIQRDITEEKKLEKEKEHLIRELTQNNKDLKQFSYITSHNLRSPLSNLTGLLNLIEDIPIENEELKEILNGFNKSTHLLNETINDLVKVIIIKDNPSIQKEEVLLNEVFENVFNQLSFQIELHKPIIKLNFEKVAVLNINKAYIESILLNLLTNSIKYRSEDRKLKITISANQIEDRIILTFKDNGIGIDLERNRDKVFGLYQRFHNYPDSKGLGLYLVKSQVETMGGTISIDSEVNKGTSFTLIFKNK; encoded by the coding sequence ATGAAAAACAAAACCAATCAAATTACATTAATTTACTTTGTCATTTCTCTATTTTTGGCAATCATTTGTCATAAATATCTACTTAACAATATCTCAAATACTCAATATTACTATTTCAGTTTTATAAAAGATCTTGTTTTCATTATTTTAACTGGCCTACTCTACCGATATATCCTATCAAAAAATGACGCCAGAAACATTACTGTATTCGAAAAACTAAAAAAATCGAATGACGAAATTAAAGAATCAAACGAAAAATATAACATAGTTGCCAAAGCAACTAGTGACACAATTTGGGACTGGAAAATCCAAGAAGACAGCATCACTTGGAACAAAGGAATCGAAAACATTTTTGGATATAAACAAGAAGAAGTTGGCGACAGCTCGAGATGGTGGTTTGACAAAATTCATCCCGAAGACAGCATCAGAATGTCAGTAAAACTATATTCATTTATAGAACAAAAAACTGAAAAATGGCAAGATCAATATCGTTTTAGATGTGCAGATGCTACTTATAAATATGTTCTCCACCGAAGTTTTCTCTTAAAAGACGAAAATGGGAGAGCCATCAGAATGATTGGAGCAATACAAGATATAACAAAACAAAAAGAAGAAGAACAACGACTAAAACTACTTGAAACTGTAATCACTCAATCTCGAGATTCAATACTAATTACCGAAGCCGATTCGCATGACGGTAAGATTCCTCAAATTGTATATGTAAATCCATCTTTTTCAAAAATGTCTGGATACCAATCTGAAGAAATCGTTGGTAAATCTCCTAATATCTTTAAAGGCCCTAAATCCGATTCTAGTGAACTCCGAAAACTCATAAAAGCAATAAAAAACAAAGAAGAGTGCTTAATAGAAACTATTAGCTATACCAAAAGCAAAGATGAATATTGGGTACGCTACTCCATGATACCTATCTTTAATTCCGAAAATGAGGTTTCTCACTGGATATCAATACAAAGAGATATAACAGAAGAGAAAAAACTTGAAAAAGAAAAAGAACACCTTATTAGAGAACTAACTCAAAACAACAAAGATTTAAAACAATTCTCTTATATAACATCACACAATCTTAGATCCCCCCTATCAAACCTAACCGGATTATTAAATCTTATAGAAGATATTCCGATTGAAAACGAAGAACTAAAAGAAATACTAAACGGATTCAATAAGTCCACCCACTTATTAAACGAAACCATCAATGATTTAGTAAAAGTTATCATAATCAAAGACAACCCATCAATTCAAAAAGAAGAGGTTTTACTAAATGAAGTTTTCGAAAATGTATTCAACCAACTAAGCTTTCAAATCGAATTACACAAACCTATAATAAAATTAAATTTTGAAAAAGTAGCCGTTTTAAACATCAACAAAGCCTACATAGAAAGCATATTATTAAACCTACTTACCAATTCCATTAAATACAGATCTGAAGATCGCAAATTAAAAATCACTATTTCAGCCAATCAAATCGAAGACAGGATAATACTAACTTTTAAAGACAACGGAATTGGAATTGATCTTGAAAGAAACAGAGATAAAGTTTTTGGACTTTATCAAAGATTCCACAATTACCCCGACAGCAAAGGACTTGGATTATACCTAGTAAAATCTCAAGTAGAAACAATGGGAGGAACAATTAGTATAGACAGCGAGGTTAACAAAGGAACCTCATTTACTCTAATATTTAAAAACAAATAA
- the rimO gene encoding 30S ribosomal protein S12 methylthiotransferase RimO — MRTKSLKKNKINVITLGCSKNVYDSEVLMGQLRANGKEVTHEAPAAEEGNIIVINTCGFIDNAKAESVNMILEYADKKEKGIVDKVFVTGCLSERYRPDLEKEIPNVDQFFGTTELPQLLKALGADYKHELLGERLTTTPKNYAYLKIAEGCDRPCSFCAIPLMRGKHVSQTIEKLVKESEGLAKNGVKELILIAQDLTYYGLDIYKKRNLAELLEALVKVEGIEWIRLHYAFPTGFPMDVLEVMKREPKICNYIDIPLQHISNSVLKSMRRGTTQEKTTQLLKDFRKAVPGMAIRTTLIVGYPGETQEDFNILKDFVQEMKFDRMGCFAYSHEENTHAYLLEDDVPDNVKQDRANEIMELQSQISWDLNQEKVGQTFKCIIDRKEGAHFVGRTEFDSPDVDNEVLIDASKHYVKTGEFVNIKIIEATEFDLYGEPV; from the coding sequence ATGAGAACCAAGTCTTTAAAAAAGAATAAAATCAACGTAATCACTCTTGGGTGTTCGAAAAATGTATATGATAGTGAAGTACTTATGGGCCAACTTCGCGCTAACGGAAAAGAAGTAACACATGAAGCTCCTGCTGCAGAGGAAGGTAATATTATTGTTATAAACACTTGTGGTTTTATTGATAATGCTAAAGCAGAGTCGGTAAACATGATTTTAGAGTATGCTGACAAAAAAGAAAAAGGAATAGTAGACAAAGTTTTTGTGACAGGATGTCTATCTGAACGTTACAGACCTGATTTAGAAAAAGAAATCCCAAATGTGGATCAATTCTTTGGTACAACTGAGTTGCCTCAATTACTAAAAGCATTGGGTGCTGATTACAAGCATGAATTATTAGGAGAGCGTTTAACAACTACTCCAAAAAATTACGCTTATTTAAAAATTGCTGAAGGTTGCGATAGACCTTGTAGTTTTTGTGCGATTCCTCTTATGCGTGGAAAACACGTATCACAAACCATTGAAAAACTGGTTAAAGAATCAGAAGGATTAGCCAAAAATGGTGTAAAAGAATTGATTTTGATTGCTCAAGATTTGACTTATTATGGTCTTGATATATATAAGAAAAGAAATTTAGCTGAGCTACTTGAAGCTTTAGTAAAAGTAGAAGGTATTGAATGGATTCGTTTACATTACGCCTTCCCTACTGGTTTCCCTATGGATGTTCTAGAGGTTATGAAACGCGAACCTAAGATTTGTAACTATATTGATATTCCATTGCAACACATTTCTAATTCGGTTTTAAAATCGATGCGTCGTGGAACAACTCAAGAAAAAACAACTCAATTACTAAAAGATTTCCGTAAAGCTGTTCCAGGAATGGCAATCAGAACTACTTTGATTGTGGGGTATCCAGGAGAAACTCAAGAGGACTTTAACATCCTTAAAGACTTTGTTCAGGAAATGAAATTTGACAGAATGGGTTGCTTTGCTTATTCACATGAAGAAAACACTCATGCTTACTTATTAGAAGATGACGTTCCTGATAATGTCAAACAAGATCGTGCTAACGAAATCATGGAATTACAATCTCAAATTTCATGGGATTTAAATCAAGAGAAAGTAGGACAAACTTTTAAATGTATCATTGACAGAAAAGAAGGTGCTCATTTTGTTGGAAGAACTGAATTTGATAGTCCTGATGTAGACAACGAAGTATTGATTGACGCATCTAAACATTATGTAAAAACTGGAGAATTTGTTAATATTAAAATAATAGAAGCTACAGAATTTGATTTATACGGAGAACCTGTTTAA
- a CDS encoding outer membrane beta-barrel protein: MKRVIHILALMLTSSFAFAQEDKETTAPVTIFGGSADIYYKYDFSKQQNGLTSFTNSQDSFELGMVSLEASHKFGKASAFVDLGFGTRATEFSYNEYNNNEPSFLIKQLFLKYDLSDSFSVTAGSFGTHIGYELLDAVDNKNYSMSYAFSYGPFFNTGVKAQYVNGNFSAMLGITNPTDFKSAMEAGSSQKTYVGQLAYIADTGSAYLNFTSGSTNPTPGTTVVPTGDNKTQFDFVGTKTINDMFSLGFNGTYAKTTNDFDNNLDGEWFSLVGYLYYKFKANLGLAYRMEYFDAKNAAAGLGVVAGSSIFANTVSLNYKVGNMTIIPEIRLDSASEDVFLDSNSAPTGKMVFALVAATYSF; this comes from the coding sequence ATGAAAAGAGTAATACATATTTTAGCTTTGATGTTGACTAGTTCTTTTGCTTTTGCCCAAGAAGATAAAGAAACGACTGCTCCAGTGACAATTTTTGGAGGGTCGGCAGATATTTATTACAAATATGATTTTTCTAAACAACAAAACGGTTTAACCAGTTTTACTAATTCTCAAGATTCATTTGAACTAGGAATGGTTTCTCTTGAGGCTTCACACAAGTTTGGAAAAGCTTCCGCTTTTGTAGATTTAGGATTTGGAACACGGGCTACAGAGTTCTCTTATAATGAGTATAATAATAATGAGCCTTCTTTTTTAATAAAACAATTATTTCTTAAGTATGATTTATCAGATAGTTTTTCTGTAACAGCAGGTAGTTTTGGTACCCATATTGGATATGAATTATTGGATGCTGTTGATAATAAAAATTACAGTATGTCCTATGCGTTTTCTTATGGACCTTTTTTTAATACAGGTGTTAAGGCACAATACGTAAATGGTAATTTTAGTGCTATGTTGGGTATTACAAATCCCACTGATTTCAAATCGGCGATGGAAGCCGGTTCCAGCCAAAAGACTTATGTTGGGCAATTGGCTTATATTGCTGACACTGGAAGTGCTTATTTGAATTTTACATCTGGAAGTACAAATCCCACTCCTGGCACGACAGTGGTGCCAACAGGTGATAATAAAACACAATTTGATTTTGTTGGGACGAAGACAATTAATGATATGTTTTCTTTGGGATTTAATGGAACTTATGCAAAAACAACAAATGATTTTGATAACAATCTTGATGGAGAGTGGTTCTCATTAGTAGGATATCTTTATTATAAGTTTAAAGCTAATCTTGGATTGGCTTATAGAATGGAATATTTTGATGCAAAAAATGCTGCTGCAGGCTTAGGTGTAGTTGCGGGTTCAAGTATTTTTGCTAATACCGTATCACTTAATTACAAAGTTGGAAATATGACGATAATTCCAGAGATAAGATTAGATAGTGCTTCAGAAGATGTTTTTCTTGATAGTAATTCTGCCCCAACTGGCAAGATGGTCTTCGCATTAGTCGCCGCTACCTATTCTTTTTAA